The Pongo abelii isolate AG06213 chromosome 23, NHGRI_mPonAbe1-v2.0_pri, whole genome shotgun sequence nucleotide sequence AAGGATTTGAGATGATATCTCTACaccccctttctttccttcttttttcttttcttttcctttcccctccctccctcctttctttttttctttctttctctttctttctttctttctttctttctttttctttctttctttctttctttctttctctttctctctttctttctttctctttctctctctctctctctctccttccttccttctctctctctctttctttctttttctttctttcttttgatggagttttcgcttttgttgtccaggctggagtgcaatgccacaatctcggctcattgcaacctctgcctcccaggttcaagtgattctcctgcctcagtctcccaagtagctgagattacaggaatgtgccaccacgcttggctaattttttgtatttagtagagacagggtttcaccatgttcgttgggctggtcttgaactcctgacctcaggtgatccaccctcctcggcctcccaaaatgctgggattataggcgtgagccaccgcgcccggcctctacaCCCTTTTTCTAACCACAGTATAATACCTCAGCTTACCACTGGATCCCCAGTTTTGGACATAAAGGTTgactcctttttttgtttttttgtttttgaaaaaactgTTATGATGAACATTCCTGCAGCCTATTTATTCcatgattattttctttgtggaaatTTCTGGAAGGGCAAATGGTATCTGGTACCTGTTGCCTTATTGCCCTTCCAAAAGGTTTGCAAGGAAGGCTGATTTGGGAGACAAGGGCAGGGAGTGTGGAGGCCAGGAGAGGCTTCTGGGTTTCCAACTGGGAGCCTGGTGGTCTGACTGTGTTTCCTGTTCCTGTAGAACCACCGTGACTCGAGGCTGACAATCTTCGAGCAAGAGAACTTCCTGGGCAAGAAAGGAGAGCTGAGCGATGACTATCCTTCCCTCCAGGCCATGGGATGGGAAGGCAACGAAGTAGGGTCCTTCCACGTCCACTCTGGGGCGTAAGTGTATTCAAGGCTCTACCTGGCAGGGGAGGGGATACTGGGAGGGGTAGGTGTACCTCCTGTGAAACCTGTGTGCTGGGGACTTTTGTGCTCTGATGCCCACATTCCAGAGGAGAACATTGAGGCACAGGGAGGTATCAGGCAGAATTTGAGGGACTGAAACCCAGATCAAACTGGTTTAAGCCCAAAAGATATTTATCAGCCCCTGTAATTAACTTCAAGCACAGCTGGATCCAGGTGCTACAGCAGGTATCTCTCTCCCCCCACAACCCCCAACCTGttgccctgcctgcctctgtgtGACTACATTCTTAGACAAGCTCTTCCTGTGTGAAGGCAAAGGTGGCAGCTTCATCTTTACATCCAGCCCTAGGGAAAAACAGTGTCCAGGCTCAGTGATTCTATTAAAGGTTCCAAGAAAGGTGCTCATTGGTCCAGATGGGTCCTGTGCTCAACTCTGAACCAATCACCATGCCCACAGGAATGGGGTGTTCTGATTGGCTAGGTTTGGTCATGTGGTCATTGCTAGATTCAGCCTCATTTTCTCACCTTGGCTGAGAGTGAGAGGCAACAGGCTCTTTGGCTAGAAGAGGGGAGAATGAATGCCCCTAGCCATAAAACACAGGTGTGGCTCCAGCAACCTGCTCAAAGTCCATCAGCAGGTAGGTAACAATCCAGCTTCAAACTCAGCACTGACTGGCCCTTTCCTTTCCACCCAGGAAGTGGCAGGTGAAGGCTAAGGTGTGAGATTCTTATTTAGGGAGGACATCAGAGCCACTTTCTGAGGTGCCCCTTGGCTCCTGGTAGGCAGGGGGCAAAGATGGGAGGGAgggtttttcatctttttttttttttcttgttttggcttTAGTTTTCTCGGGAACCACCAAAGAATCATGTTGTTTTAGAGTAAGAGGGACCCATTGTGATTCTTGAGTTCACTTCCTCTTTTACAGAAAGGGAAACGGAGGCTTGGAAAGCCAGACACAAATCCTTGTCCTGAACAGAGTAGAAATCAATGAGttgggccagacgcggtggctcacgcctgtaatcccagccctttgggaggctgaggtgggcggatcacctgaggtcaggagttcgagaccagcctggccaacatggtgaaaccctgtctctactaaaaatacaaaaaattagccgagtgtcgTGGctatgcctttagtcccagccactcggatGAGGCacaattacttgaacccaggaggcagaggttacaatgaaccgaggtcatgccactgcactccagtctgggcgacagagcaagactctgtctccaaaaaaaaaaaagaaatcaatggaTTGAAATGATAGCTTTTTTTCTTGGAAGTGCCTCTGGataaggaaggagggagaaaggggaaagaaCAAGACTTCCCATTCCTtcacttgttcatttattcagcaaatatttagggACCCCTTCTTCTGTGCtagacttttatatatttatgcaaGTGGTGATAACGATGAACAAAACATACACGTTCCTACACTCCTGAGTTCCTACACTCAGGAGCTTACCTGCTGGCAGGGGAGGCTGGTCttttacaaataatttgaaaactaTCGAATTACATGAGTGCTACAAAGGTATAATAAGGGACTGTGGCCTGATTTGGGGAACGAGTCAGGTTGCCCTCATAATCAAGCTGAGCCATGAAGGACAAATACAACTTGTCTAGGAAAAGAAAGGCTGGGATGGTGCTTCTGGCAAAGGGAACGGCATGATCAAAGGCCCTGTGGTAGGGGAGAGAGCATGGCACATTGTGGGCACATTGAAGAAAGGCCAGGATGGCTGGAATTGTGTGCATGTGCCTAGATCCCTTTGCCCCTGTGTTGATCACCATGCTGGTGTCTCTGTAGAGTAACTGtctgccttttctcttttccagttGGGTTTGCTCCCAGTTTCCGGGCTACCGAGGATTTCAGTATGTGCTGGAATGCGATCACCATTCCGGTGACTACAAGCATTTCCGGGAGTGGGGCTCTCATGCCCCGACCTTCCAGGTGCAGAGCATCCGCAGGATCCAGCAGTGAACAGGGGCGCGGCACGGAGGAGCACATGCGTGCTTGTCTGCAATGGAGGCGCTCTGGAGGCTGTGGTGTGAACCCAGCACCCGTGTGAGCTGGTCCATGCACAGTCAGCACAAAAAACTCAAacgaataaaaaagagaaagtctgGTATTAGTTGtgcttttcaattttattaatcctttcaaagaaccGGTTTTTAGCCTTGTTTTCTCTATCATTATTCCACTGATTTTTACTCTTAACTtcagtatttccttttttctatttacTTCAGGGCTATTTTGTTCTTAgtttttctagctttttttttaaggcagactTTTGGGTCATTAATTTTAGGCCTCTCTTTCCCCCACCCAGTACGGTCAtttagctataaatttccctccaagtATGGCTTTAGCTGCTTCCCACAAATATTAGTTTGATGTGTTTTCATTATCAATCAGTTTGATATTTTCTAGTTTcacttgtggttttttttttcttttgacctaTGGGTTATTTAAAGGGATGTTATTTAAATTCCAAAtactttaggattttctaggtgtTTTATTGTTATTGGTGTGTTTTTAAAGACCAATGTAGTCAGAGAACATAGTCCGTAAGATTTAAGTCTTCTGAAATTAATTAAGACTTATTTTATGGCCCAGCAcatggtctttt carries:
- the CRYBA4 gene encoding beta-crystallin A4 isoform X2 → MMVVWDEDGFQGRRHEFTAECPSVLELGFETVRSLKVLSGAWVGFEHAGFQGQQYILERGEYPSWDAWGGNTAYPAERLTSFRPVACANHRDSRLTIFEQENFLGKKGELSDDYPSLQAMGWEGNEVGSFHVHSGAWVCSQFPGYRGFQYVLECDHHSGDYKHFREWGSHAPTFQVQSIRRIQQ